The Rhodococcus antarcticus DNA segment GCGACAGCCTCGCGGTGTGCAGGATCTCGTCGGAGTAGGCGTTGCCCACCCCGGCCAGCACCGACTGGTCGGTCAGCACGGTCTTCACCCGCTCCGCGCGCCCGCCGAGCAGCGCGGCCAGCTCGGCCAGACCCAGGGAGAGCGCGTCCGGACCGAGCTTGGCCACCCCGGGCACGTCGGCCGGGTCGCGGACCACCCACACCCCCAGCCGGCGCTGCGTGCCCGCCTCGGTCAGGTCGAAGCCGGGGGCGCCGGGCGGTGTGCCGAGGTGCACCCGCAGGGCGAGCGGTCCCTTCCCGGGCCTGGGGGGCACGGCGGACAGCGACTCCGACCAGCGCAGCCACCCCGCCCGCATGAGGTGCACCACCAGGTGCAGCACGGTCCCGTCGGGGGCGGTGCACTCGAGGTCGAGGTGCTTGCCGAGCCGGCGCGAGCCGGTGACGGTGGTCCCCACCAGCGCCGTCACCGGGGGGTCGAAGGTCTTCAGCGCCGTGAGCGTCGCGACGTCGACGCGGCCGACCGGCAGACCCACCGCGTGCTCGCGCAGGTGGTGGGCGAGGGCTTCGACCTCGGGGAGCTCGGGCACGGGGGGAGTCTGCCCCGCTCAGGCGCGGAAGGGGAGGTCCCCGGCCAGGTCGCGCCCGGGGTGCGTGCTCCAGGCCTCGAGCTCCGCGGACAGCGCCCGCACCTCGCGCCGTGCCGACCACGGGCCCGTGACCCAGCGGACGTCCTCGGCGGCCGCGTCGTTCTCGACCGTGCCCGCGGTGGCGGCGTTGACGCTGAAGGGGCGGCCGAGCGCCCAGGTCGCCACCACGGCACCTGCCGCGAGGAGCACCGGACCCACGACCCAGCCCGGGAGCCACAGGGACGCCGGGGTGCTCAGCAGGACGACGACCACCAGCAGGGCGGACGTCCCCAGCAGCACGGTGCGCAGCACCGCGTCGGACCGCTCGACAGGCGCCTGGGAGGCACCGGGGCCGACGAGGTGCGCCCGCGAGGACACGGTCCAGGCTCGGCCGTCACGGTCGTGCACCAGGCGGGCCACCGTGACCTCAGCTCGAGCGCACCGAGGTGGGCGGCACCACGTCGGTCTGCGCGACGGTGGGGCCGTTCTCGTCGGCCGGCACGCCGAGCCCGATGGGGCAGCTCACCCCCGTGGAGTTCACGGGGCAGTAGCCGTGCGGGTTCTTGGCCAGGTACTGCTGGTGGTAGTCCTCGGCGTAGTAGAACGTGTCGAGCGGGGCGATCTCGGTGGTGATCTGGCCGTGGCCCGCCGCGGTCAGCGCCTGCTGGTACGCGTCGCGGGACGCCGTCGCGACCTCGAGCTGGTGCGCGTCCGTCGCGAAGACCGCCGAGCGGTACTGGGTCCCGCGGTCCGCGCCCTGGCGGTTCAGCTGGGTGGGGTCGTGCTCCTCCCAGAACGCCTTGAGCACGTGCTCGTAGTCGATGACGGCGGGGTCGAAGACCACGAGGACCGCCTCGGTGTGCCCGGTGCGCCCGGTGCACGTCTCCTCGTAGGTGGGGTTCTCGGTGAAGCCCCCGGCGTAGCCCGCGGCGGTGGAGTACACGCCCTCGTGCTGCCACAGCTCCTTCTCGACGCCCCAGAAGCACCCCGCCGCCACGACGGCGGTCTGCATGCCCTCCGGGAAGGGCGGCTGGATGCGGTGGCCGGTGACGACGTGCGTCTCCGGCACGCTGAGCGGGGTCGAGCGGCCGGGCAGCGCGGACTCCGCGGTCACCGTGCTCGAGGGTCCACCGAAGATGTTCTCCAACCAGGTCATGGGTGAATTCTACGCCCGGACCTGGTTCGGAACCGGTGGAGCTCGTCCACGGCGGTGACGACCGTGTGACAATCAACGCCGATCGCCGAGACGACAGCTCGAGGGGGACCCGGGGTGGCCTGGCAGGACGAGATGAACGCGCTGGACGCCGACGTGGCGGCCGGGCGCATCTCGGCGCCGGAGTACCGCACCCAGCGCGACGAGCTCCTCGCCGGCTCCGGCAGCGGCTCGGCCGCGGGCGGGTCCAACCCGTTCCCGCCCCCGTTCCGCTGGGGCGAGCACCCCCAGGACGGCCCCCAGGGGCCGGGCGCAGCCGACCGCACCCAGGTGGTGCGCGGCGTCCCGCCCGTGGACTCCGACCGCACCCAGGTGGTGCGCGGCGCCCCGCCCGCGGACTCCGACCGCACCCAGGTGGTCAACCCCGACTCCGACCGCACCCAAGTCGTGCGCGGCGTCCCGCCCGCGGACTCCGACCGCACCCAGGTGGTCAACCCCGACTCCGACCGCACGCAGGTGGTCCGCGCCGGGGCGCTGCCGCCGGTCCAGGACTTCGCCCCCGGCAGCCCGCCGTGGCAGGCCTCCCCGGGGCCGTCGGGCCCACCGCCCCCGTGGCGGCCGGGCGGCACCGCCCCGCCGTGGAACACGGGCGAGGGCTTCAGCCCGCGCCAGGGTCCCGACAGCTTCCAGGACTTCCGCGCCAAGCCCAGGGGCCGCAAGTGGCTAGCGCTCGTCGCCGCCGTTGTCGCTGCGGTCGTCGTGATCGTGGCCATCACGTACTTCGCGCTGCGCGGCGGGGGCGACACCGCCACCGCCGGGCTCGCGCTGACCGTCGAAGCCGGTGCACCCGGGCCCGGTGGCCGCTGGGTCGCGTGTGACGCCGGCGTGCTCTCCGTCCCGGGAGACGACGTGTTCCTGCCCTGGTTGCAGACCTACCGCTCGGGGGAGCGGGAGGAGGCCGCCCTCATCGCCGAGCTGCTCGAGGACAACACCACCTTCCTCGACGACGAGGCGGTCTCGGGAGCGGTCCGGACCTCGGGCACCGGTTGCGCGACGCTGCGGGTGAGACCCCTCGAGCCGGACAAGGGGGGGAGGTC contains these protein-coding regions:
- a CDS encoding DNA-formamidopyrimidine glycosylase family protein, producing MPELPEVEALAHHLREHAVGLPVGRVDVATLTALKTFDPPVTALVGTTVTGSRRLGKHLDLECTAPDGTVLHLVVHLMRAGWLRWSESLSAVPPRPGKGPLALRVHLGTPPGAPGFDLTEAGTQRRLGVWVVRDPADVPGVAKLGPDALSLGLAELAALLGGRAERVKTVLTDQSVLAGVGNAYSDEILHTARLSPFATTGKLDADQLERLHTALVDVLASAVDRSVGQGAASLKGEKRSGLRVHARTGLPCPVCGDTVREVSYASKSFQYCPTCQTGGKPLADRRMSRLLR
- the msrA gene encoding peptide-methionine (S)-S-oxide reductase MsrA, whose protein sequence is MTWLENIFGGPSSTVTAESALPGRSTPLSVPETHVVTGHRIQPPFPEGMQTAVVAAGCFWGVEKELWQHEGVYSTAAGYAGGFTENPTYEETCTGRTGHTEAVLVVFDPAVIDYEHVLKAFWEEHDPTQLNRQGADRGTQYRSAVFATDAHQLEVATASRDAYQQALTAAGHGQITTEIAPLDTFYYAEDYHQQYLAKNPHGYCPVNSTGVSCPIGLGVPADENGPTVAQTDVVPPTSVRSS